One endosymbiont 'TC1' of Trimyema compressum genomic window, GCAGACATGGAGACACCATATTCTTTAGAAAGTTGGGATTGAGTTTTACCGTTTTGGTGTAAATTAACAATACTTTTTTTAAATTCTTCATCGTATTTCTTGTAATTATTCATAATTTTATCCTTTCTTATGTGTCTACTTATTTAAAACATGTTTCACTTTTTCCTGTCTACTTTTTTAGTATATATCCAAAAAAGGACTCAGACCTCAAGAAGTTGTTGGATTACAAAAGGCAAGATATTAATTTTTTAAAAGGCTACGGTATTGTAAAACGTGCTTTAAGTTACTCAAAAGATAGGGGATATTATTGGGATGAAGTAAAATCAGTTAATGCAAACCGCCCTTTTCCTCTTTCACTTCCCCTTCTTTCGTTTCTAAAACAATATCTTAAAGATTATCCAAAGGATACATATGTTATATTCAATAAATTTAGAGGATATGAAACAACAGAAAACTTAACTAAAGTATTTAGAAAAAGTTGTAAAAAGCAAAACTAAAATATACCCTCTATTCACTTCGTCACACCTATGCTACTAACCACCTTGTTCGAAACAATGTTAATCTTGAGGTTGTTAAAAACAGAATGGGTCATCACAGTATTGATTTTACACTTAAAACATATGTTCATGATACATTCAGAATTGATGAAAATGAATTGAAAGATGAAAGCATTCTTAAGAAACTAACACTTGTAAAATAATTGGGTATACTATTGGGTATACTTTCAAAACAGTTGCTAGTTAACAAACATCAAAAAAGCCCTTAAACCATTATGGTTAAGGGCTTTTTCTTGGCGTGCCAGGAGGGATTCGAACCCCCGACCTACGGATTAGAAGTCCGTTGCTCTATCCAACTGAGCTACTGGCACAGGCCTAACAAAAAAAATGGAGCGGGTGATGGGGATCGAACCCACACAACCAGCTTGGAAGGCTGGGATTCTACCATTGAACTACACCCGCATTTTCGAACGCATAAGAAATTATATAACAAAAAAGATTGAATGTAAAGAGTTTTTGGGAAAAAAGATTATATTTTTTAAATTTTTTTATTCCTTCTAAATAAAGTAGACATATTATTTTTTTAATTAATAATTATCTCGTTTATCAAATACAAACGAGACTGTACTATGGCTTTAAAAGGTGATTTTTCAGCCTTTAGGGTAGTCTAAATCTATTTTATGAAGAATTTTTATCCATATCCATGCTAATAAGTCATTAAAGTAAGAATAAAAGAAGAAGGGGCCTCTAAGACAATGTCTTAAAAGGCCCCAATCTAAAGGAGTACTTTAATTCTAATTAATATTAGCTAAACAGGCCTAAGTAGTTTTGCTCATTATCAGTTTTTGTAAATTTCTCTACAACTTCATCTGTTATAGCTCCTGTAGGACACACAGTTAAGCATGCGCCAACAAGTTTCTACATAAATCTCTATCAACTTTCATTACTGGGAAGTCAAGTGTTCTAGCATCATAGGAGCAAACCTCAACACAACGTTGACGGTTTGTACATCCACAATGTAGACATCTAGCTGCTTCACTTGCTACAGGTTTTCTTCTGCCATCAGCATCAGCTTCACCTAATTCCATTGGCGTATAAACAAGTTTTTTCAACTTTGCCTTTACCTTCAACAGCACTTGGGGGCAGCTAATGTAATAAATTCAACGCCTTCTTATTTAGCGTGTTCAATTTCTTCTTTGTATGCTGGCATTTCTGATTTAGCTTTTTCAAAATCACTTTTTCAACATCAAACGTTTTCGTCTAAGAAACCAAAGTCTTCATAAACTTCTACTGTTCTTTTACCATACTTATCAATACGCCAGTTAGGTTCAAATACGCTTTCAGACATATGCATGTGAATATCTGCACCAAATTTCATCAGCCATCTTCTTCGATTGCATTACAAATCCTTCATCTCCAGTAAATAGAGTATGAATAGACATAAGTCCTTGAACTAAACTATTGTCTTTATTATTATCCTTACAAAAATCATAGTCCTCTTTTAAACCTAATTGAGCATTTTCTTCGCTTTGTCTTTGACAGGCTTCGAAAGTTAAGTATCCTCTAACGCCAGCTTCTTCCAATGTTTTTCTCAATATTTAGGGCTCCTGGAATAGAATTAGGGCCTTCTAAAATGTCAACAAATGTTGTTACACCTGGATATCAATAGCTTCTATACAAGCCGTCTAGCTGTTTTTTCCACTAATTCATGGTCAACACGATCCTCAACATATGGCCACCAGAAATCATCTAAGAAACTAGAAAATTCTGTTACAATTGCCTCAGTTGTAATACCGTGTGATAAAACACCATACATGTGATTTTGTCCATTAATGAAACCTGGGGCAATCATTTTGTCTGTTGCATCGATTACTTTGTCTGCGCCTGAAATATTCAACTCACTGTTAAACCTAACCTCAACAATGGTGTTCCCTTCAATACGCACGGCCATAATCTTTTTTTAGTCCTTCTTCTGTCATAACAAAAGCGCCTTTTAATACTGTTATTCACCCTGTTCGCCTCTTTAACCTTTTCTGTACTTTATTTTACAATCTTAGTTCCTGCATCTCCAGTTACTGAATCTGTTAGGAAATCTAAAGATGTAATGATACCTTCTCCACCATGGTCTACGAAAGACATAATAGCCTCTACTTTAGGTCCCATGCTGCCTGCACCAAATTGACCTTCGTCTAAATATTTTTGTGCAGTTTTCATGTCAATTGTTTTCAAATTTTCTTGATTTGGTTTACCAAAGTTAATTGCAACGTGTGAAACATCAGTAGCAATAACTAAGTAGTCAGCACCCAGCTCTTTAGCAAGTAAGCTACTAGCTAAGTCTTTGTCAATTACTGCTTCAACGCCAGTTAAAATCCCCTTGTCTTCAGTAACAGGAATACCACCACCACCAATTGTGATAACAATACGGCCTGCTTTAATTAAATCTTTTACTTCATCTAATTCAACAACTTCTGTTGGCTTAGGAGAAGCAACAACTTTTCTCCATCCACGACCAGAATCTTCTACCCAGTTTTCACCGTTAGCAATTCCAGCTTTAGCTTCTTCTTCAGTATA contains:
- a CDS encoding amidohydrolase family protein encodes the protein MAVRIEGNTIVEVRFNSELNISGADKVIDATDKMIAPGFINGQNHMYGVLSHGITTEAIVTEFSSFLDDFWWPYVEDRVDHELVEKTARRLV
- the arcC gene encoding carbamate kinase, producing the protein MSKTVVVALGGNAILKPKQKGTIEEQMANVLDASRNIVKLVKAGYKVVVAHGNGPQVGNILLQNAAARDQVPAMPLYVCGAESQGQIGFMIQQNIKNELARQGVEKEVATVLTQVIVDKNDPAFKNPTKPVGAFYTEEEAKAGIANGENWVEDSGRGWRKVVASPKPTEVVELDEVKDLIKAGRIVITIGGGGIPVTEDKGILTGVEAVIDKDLASSLLAKELGADYLVIATDVSHVAINFGKPNQENLKTIDMKTAQKYLDEGQFGAGSMGPKVEAIMSFVDHGGEGIITSLDFLTDSVTGDAGTKIVK